A genomic stretch from Odocoileus virginianus isolate 20LAN1187 ecotype Illinois chromosome 25, Ovbor_1.2, whole genome shotgun sequence includes:
- the CD200 gene encoding OX-2 membrane glycoprotein isoform X2: MITYSENHGVVVQPAYKDKVNITQLGLTNSAITFWNTTLEDEACYKCLFNTFGSGKSSGVACLTLFVQPTVFLHYKLSEDHLNITCSANARPAPMISWKVSGSGVENSTEIVSHPNGTTSVTSILQIKDPKRQVGKDVICQVLHLGTVTDYRETVNKGFWFSVPLLLSIVSLVILLVLISILLYWKRHRNQDREP; the protein is encoded by the exons ATGATCACCTACAGCGAGAACCATGGGGTTGTAGTCCAGCCTGCCTACAAGGACAAGGTCAACATCACGCAGCTGGGACTCACGAACTCAGCCATCACCTTTTGGAACACCACCTTGGAGGATGAGGCGTGTTACAAGTGTCTCTTTAATACCTTTGGCTCTGGGAAGAGCTCAGGAGTAGCCTGCCTCACTCTCTTTG TACAGCCCACAGTATTCCTTCACTATAAATTATCTGAAGATCACCTAAATATCACTTGCTCTGCCAATGCTCGCCCAGCCCCTATGATCTCCTGGAAGGTCTCTGGGTCGGGGGTTGAGAACAGTACCGAAATCGTCTCACACCCCAATGGAACAACATCTGTCACCAGCATCCTCCAGATCAAAGACCCCAAGAGACAGGTGGGGAAGGATGTGATCTGCCAGGTGCTACACCTGGGGACTGTGACTGACTACAGGGAAACTGTGAACAAAG GCTTTTGGTTTTCGGTTCCACTGCTGTTGAGCATTGTCTCCTTGGTAATTCTTCTGGTCTTAATCTCAATTCTACTCTACTGGAAACGTCATCGGAACCAAGATCGAG
- the CD200 gene encoding OX-2 membrane glycoprotein isoform X1 codes for MECLVFRRLVCHLSTFQLIWFLAALVLCRAQVVTQDVKALLNTPASLRCSLQHPQEVLIVTWQKIKAVSPENMITYSENHGVVVQPAYKDKVNITQLGLTNSAITFWNTTLEDEACYKCLFNTFGSGKSSGVACLTLFVQPTVFLHYKLSEDHLNITCSANARPAPMISWKVSGSGVENSTEIVSHPNGTTSVTSILQIKDPKRQVGKDVICQVLHLGTVTDYRETVNKGFWFSVPLLLSIVSLVILLVLISILLYWKRHRNQDREP; via the exons ATGGAGTGTCTG GTGTTCAGAAGGCTCGTCTGTCATCTGTCTACCTTCCAACTGATTTGGTTCTTGGCAGCACTGGTGTTATGCAGGGCACAAG TGGTGACCCAGGACGTAAAAGCACTGCTGAACACACCTGCTTCTTTAAGATGCTCTCTGCAACATCCCCAAGAAGTTTTGATTGTGACATGGCAAAAAATCAAGGCTGTAAGCCCAGAAAACATGATCACCTACAGCGAGAACCATGGGGTTGTAGTCCAGCCTGCCTACAAGGACAAGGTCAACATCACGCAGCTGGGACTCACGAACTCAGCCATCACCTTTTGGAACACCACCTTGGAGGATGAGGCGTGTTACAAGTGTCTCTTTAATACCTTTGGCTCTGGGAAGAGCTCAGGAGTAGCCTGCCTCACTCTCTTTG TACAGCCCACAGTATTCCTTCACTATAAATTATCTGAAGATCACCTAAATATCACTTGCTCTGCCAATGCTCGCCCAGCCCCTATGATCTCCTGGAAGGTCTCTGGGTCGGGGGTTGAGAACAGTACCGAAATCGTCTCACACCCCAATGGAACAACATCTGTCACCAGCATCCTCCAGATCAAAGACCCCAAGAGACAGGTGGGGAAGGATGTGATCTGCCAGGTGCTACACCTGGGGACTGTGACTGACTACAGGGAAACTGTGAACAAAG GCTTTTGGTTTTCGGTTCCACTGCTGTTGAGCATTGTCTCCTTGGTAATTCTTCTGGTCTTAATCTCAATTCTACTCTACTGGAAACGTCATCGGAACCAAGATCGAG